The Candidatus Thermoplasmatota archaeon genomic interval GGCGGGAACGACTTCCTGCTGCTCGACTGGTACGCGGTCGAGCGCCGGACGACGGCGTTCTTCGGCGAGGACTACTACACGCCCCAGAAGCTCCCGTACACGCTCTACAGCGGCGCGGACGGCACGATGATCTGGCGCGTGTTCTCGTTCGAGGCCCCGACGGACGCCATCCACTACCTCGACGTCCTCCGGAAGAACGGCCTTCCGGACTTCGATGGGGACGGCGTCGCCGACATCATCGTCGACGACCCGCTCTTCCTCGGCGACCAGACGATCATCCACCGCCAGCACGTCGTGAGCGGCCGGACCGGCCAGTCCATGAACGTGGTCGAGAACGTGGGCGCCTTCGCGGTGCCCGCGCGCGTCGACGACGTCACGGGCGACGGCAAGGAGGACCTCGTGATCGTGAGCGGGGACATGAACGACCTCTGGATGACGGTGTACGACGCGCAGACGGCGCAGAGCCTCTGGTCGCGCCGCCTCCTCGCCATCCAGTCGTCGAGCTCGGCGGGCGCGTTCCCGAACCTGCGATTCCACGGACTCGCCTCGGCGAACGCGACGGCGGAAGACCTGCTCGTGAACTTCCACTTCACGGTCTGGTCCGTCTCCCGCTACTCGTACCCGTCCGGCGACGGCGTCTTCGAGTATTACGGGATCACCGAGACGACGACGCCGCAGATCCTCCGCCTCAAGGGGACGAACGGCACGCTCGACTGGGGCTTCCCCTCGGTCGACGAAGGCATCGAGCCCCCGCTCGTGCTCGGCGCGTCGCCGGGCACCGCCACGTTCGAGACGCTCCAGGCGGCCTCGACGGCGGGCGCGGGCACGCGGGCCTGGGAGTCCCTGACCGCGGCGTGGCCCGTGATCGCCGTCTTCGCGCTCGCCTTCGTGGTCGTCGTCGGCGTCTCGGCCGGCGCGTCCCGCATGAAACGTCGCAAGCAGATCGAAAAGGAGGAGGTGCCCGACCTTGACATCTAAGATGAGCCTCGCGCTCGTCGGCGCGCTCGTGAGCGTGGCCGTGCTGAGCGGCTGCCTGACCAACGAACCCCTGCCGCTCTCGCAGCTTTCGACCCAGGTCGAGGCGACGGAGAACGAATTCCAGCTCACGTTCCGTCCGCACGTCATCCTGAACGCGACGGCGAACGAGACGGTCGCCCCCGCGGCCCTCTCGGATCCGAGCGTGCTCCCGCGCGCGGTCGAGCAGCTCGTGAACGGCGGCGGCGCCGAGCCCAACATCGGCGTCACGAAGAAGAACAGCGTGTTCGTCACCACGTTCGACGAGGTCCGCCGCTCGCGCGACCACGGCAAGACGTGGCAGATCGTCCACGAGTTCACGACGCCCCGCGTCCCGGTCACCGAGGACCGCTGGGACACCGCGGATCCCATGCTCTGGGTCGACCCGATCACGGACCGCGTGTTCGTGAGCCACATGCACCCGGCCGTCGCCTGCCAATACCTCGCGTGGAGCGACAACGATGGCGACACGTGGACCGAGCGGCCCTTCGCCTGCACGGCCCCCGTGCCCTACACGTTCGACCACCAGAAGATCATGACGGCGAAGCACGGGCCGAAGGCGCTGCCGATCCCCGCGCCCGTCTATCCGACGGTGTTCTACCTCTGCTACAACGCGATCCTCAAGGAAGGCACCTGGTGCGACGTCAGCTTCGACGGCGGCCTCACGTTCACGTGGTCCCGCTTGGTGCTCGCCGAGTCGCGATGCGGATCGATCAACGGTCACCCCGCGGCGTTCCCCGACGGCACGGTCGTCGTGCCGGGCGGGAGCTTCGGCAACTGCAAGCGCGAGGTCGAAGTCGCGGTCACCGAGGACAACGGCTTCACGTGGAGCACGCGCCGCTGCGCCCCGGGCTACTCGCAGACCGAGATCGACCCCGACATCACGGTCACGCCCGACGGCACCGCGTACATGCTCTTCCGCGACGACGAGCACATCCACCTGCTCCGCACCAAGGACAAGTTCCAGACGTGCGACGTCTTCCGGATCAGCCCGCAGGACCACGTGAAGAGCGTGTTCACCGTCATCACGAGCGGCGACAACGGCCGCATCGCGATGGCCTACCTCGCGAGCCGCGACCCGCAGGACCCCGAGATCCCCTCGCACCCGGGCACCGTCTGGCCCGGCACGAACTGGCACCTCTACGTGACGACGAGCTACGACGCGGACGCGGAGAACCCGACGTTCGTGACGCAGATGGTGTCGCCCGAGGAGGACCCCATCCAGGTCGGCTGCGTGTGGCTGAACGGGGGCGGCGGCGGACCGAAGCGGTGCCGCAACCTGCTCGACTTCATGGACATGACGCGCGACCAGGATGGCCGCTTCTACGTGGCCTTCACGGACGGATGCACCCCGAGGAACGGCTGCACGGCGCAGCCCTTCCAGACGGACTTCCAGAGCCGCGACATGGAGATCGGCGTCGCGATCATGGACTCGGGTCTGAGCCTGTTCGCGGACAAGGGCGTCCTCTCGACGCTCGGCCTCGAGCACCCGAAGCCGCTTCCGCGGTAGAACGATCAAGGTCGCGGCGGCGAGGCCGCCGCGACCCCCACCTCTTTTCCCGTCCTTTCAGTAGCTTCCCACGTCAGGGTCCACGTCGCGCGCCCACGCGGCGATGCCGCCCGCGAGGTTCGAGGCGCGGTAGCCCTGCTTCGCGAGCCACGCGGCGACGACGCCGCTCCGGCCCCCGTGGTGGCACATGACCACGACGTCGCGGTCCTTCGGGATCTCCGCCAGGCGCTCGGGAATCGTATTCATGGGAATGTCGAGCGTGCCCCCGACGCGGGCGAGCTCGAGCTCGAACGGCTCGCGCACGTCGAGGAGGACGAACGCCTCGCCTCGGGCGCGGCGGTCGGCGACGTCGCGCGGACGGACCTGGGGAACGGTCACGCGATCCCCGACGCGCGCTTCCCGCATCAGGCTTTCCGCGCGCCTTATGCGGAAGCCGGCCGATCGCCCCCCGTGACCCGGGCGCTTGTGATCGAGGGGGGCAGCATGCGCGCCGCCTACGCGAACGGCGTCCTCGCGGCCTTCGAGGACGCCGGACTCGCGTTCGACGCCGTGTACGGCACGAGCGCCGGGGGCGCCCTCGCCGCATGGTGGAGCGCGGGCCAGGCGCGCTTCGCGGCCGCGAGCTGGCGCTACGTCGCGGACCGGCGCATCCTCTCCTACCGGCGGTGGCTTCTCGGGCGCGGCCCGCTCCTCGACCACGACGCTCTCTTCGACATCGTGTACGCCCGCGAGCATCCGCTCGACATCGCCGCCCTCGCGAAGGCCCCGCACCCCGTCGTCGTGACCGCGACCGACGCCGAGACGGGGGAGACGCGCTACGTCGACCTGCGCGCGGGCCCCGTCCTCGCGTGGCTGCGTGCCACCGGCCGCATGCCGCTCGCCTCCGGGCCTGCCGTCGAGATCGACGGCCGCCGCTGGGTGGACGGCGGCGTCACGGACCCGATCCCGATCGCGCGCGCGATCGCGGACAGGCACGACCGCGTCGTGTGCGTCCTCAACCGGCCGGCGGGGTCGCGCAAGCCCGAGCCGCGCTTCGCCGTCAAGCTGATCGCGCGCCGCTATCCCGCCCTCGCGCCGTTCGTCGCCCGCCACCACGAGAACCACGCCCGCGCCGTGGCGCTCGCCGAGCGCCCGCCCGCGGGCGTCGCGGTCTCAATCGTGCGCCCCGCGACCCCCCTCGGCCTCTCGCGCTTCACGCGCGACCCCGACGCCGTCGCCCGCGC includes:
- a CDS encoding sialidase family protein, with amino-acid sequence MTSKMSLALVGALVSVAVLSGCLTNEPLPLSQLSTQVEATENEFQLTFRPHVILNATANETVAPAALSDPSVLPRAVEQLVNGGGAEPNIGVTKKNSVFVTTFDEVRRSRDHGKTWQIVHEFTTPRVPVTEDRWDTADPMLWVDPITDRVFVSHMHPAVACQYLAWSDNDGDTWTERPFACTAPVPYTFDHQKIMTAKHGPKALPIPAPVYPTVFYLCYNAILKEGTWCDVSFDGGLTFTWSRLVLAESRCGSINGHPAAFPDGTVVVPGGSFGNCKREVEVAVTEDNGFTWSTRRCAPGYSQTEIDPDITVTPDGTAYMLFRDDEHIHLLRTKDKFQTCDVFRISPQDHVKSVFTVITSGDNGRIAMAYLASRDPQDPEIPSHPGTVWPGTNWHLYVTTSYDADAENPTFVTQMVSPEEDPIQVGCVWLNGGGGGPKRCRNLLDFMDMTRDQDGRFYVAFTDGCTPRNGCTAQPFQTDFQSRDMEIGVAIMDSGLSLFADKGVLSTLGLEHPKPLPR
- a CDS encoding rhodanese-like domain-containing protein, with translation MTVPQVRPRDVADRRARGEAFVLLDVREPFELELARVGGTLDIPMNTIPERLAEIPKDRDVVVMCHHGGRSGVVAAWLAKQGYRASNLAGGIAAWARDVDPDVGSY
- a CDS encoding patatin family protein encodes the protein MTRALVIEGGSMRAAYANGVLAAFEDAGLAFDAVYGTSAGGALAAWWSAGQARFAAASWRYVADRRILSYRRWLLGRGPLLDHDALFDIVYAREHPLDIAALAKAPHPVVVTATDAETGETRYVDLRAGPVLAWLRATGRMPLASGPAVEIDGRRWVDGGVTDPIPIARAIADRHDRVVCVLNRPAGSRKPEPRFAVKLIARRYPALAPFVARHHENHARAVALAERPPAGVAVSIVRPATPLGLSRFTRDPDAVARALARGEADGRAWLATGAAQPSAEAARPRPGP